One Ciona intestinalis unplaced genomic scaffold, KH HT001230.1, whole genome shotgun sequence DNA segment encodes these proteins:
- the LOC104266769 gene encoding uncharacterized protein LOC104266769: protein MLMFLTQYFTVKESSDDNFMPICCKCIEHAGSGNKDLKETIAVNDKILNIMEGIYSGEMDSLTPWKKMFVKYQMLNGNKNLHGRRYHPDVVRWAIELYSKSPSAYEQLRKSEVLVLPAKSTIKQYRNQADTNAGINQEALSEIERVTAGGKSLPGYLTIDEMKIRENLILREGKLVGFVDFGPNNNCLPEIATHILVFYLRTVRREISLPIAWYPTKSTSAENLALLYWNILFACETRNVNIHALVSDGHPTNRRLYKLLSGVDNLTGENGLTAPNPCAPKRPVFLCSDPSHLLKTARNALYSLKPTGSLYLHKGGRDILWTHVQQLFDQERAMAILKRTPLSEEHINLNAFSKMKVNLAKDTLSWKVGKCLSTIKGAEGTSDYVLLFSKWFDIVNCHWSHPIRTMEDDRIIWLKEHFIKTLIEWKREIKTTEKKTIIPQPTFEGLLFTTFNFINLCERLLYSLEYVCLSWKFYPRYFRSVLWKPETTRSAFSKS from the exons ATGCTGATGTTTTTAACACAATACTTCACAGTAAAAGAATCAAGTGATGACAACTTCATGCCAATATGCTGCAAGTGCATTGAACATGCTGGTAGTGGTAACAAAGACCTAAAGGAAACTATTGCAGTGAATGATAAAATACTCAACATCATGGAG GGAATTTACAGTGGTGAGATGGATTCTTTGACACcatggaaaaaaatgtttgttaaatatcAAATGTTAAATGGTAACAAGAATCTACATGGACGAAGGTATCATCCTGATGTCGTAAGATGGGCTATTGAGTTGTATAGCAAATCACCATCCGCTTATGAGCAGTTGCGAAAGAGTGAAGTCCTAGTTTTACCGGCGAAAAGtactataaaacaatatag AAATCAAGCCGATACAAATGCGGGAATCAACCAGGAAGCATTGTCTGAGATTGAACGAGTGACTGCGGGCGGAAAAAGTTTACCTGGTTATTTAACAATAGATGAAATGAAAA TTCGGGAAAATCTTATTCTAAGAGAAGGAAAGTTGGTGGGTTTCGTAGACTTTGGCCCAAACAACAATTGCTTACCAGAGATTGCCACCCATATATTAG TATTCTATCTGCGCACAGTCAGACGTGAGATATCACTGCCAATTGCATGGTATCCAACAAAATCCACTTCAGCAGAAAATCTAGCTTTACTCTATTGGAACATTTTGTTTGCATGCGAAACTAGAAATGTAAACATTCATGCATTAGTTTCTGATGGGCATCCAACCAACAGAAGATTGTACAAATTGCTCAGTGGAGTAGATAATTTGACAGGAGAAAATGGGCTGACTGCTCCAAACCCATGTGCGCCAAAAAGACCTGTATTTTTGTGCTCTGACCCGTCACATTTGTTAAAG ACTGCAAGGAATGCATTGTATTCATTAAAGCCAACAGGAAGTCTATATTTACACAAAGGTGGAAGAGATATATTGTGGACACATGTTCAGCAATTGTTTGATCAAGAAAGGGCTATGGCTATTTTAAAGAGAACTCCTCTTTCTGAAGAGCACATTAATCTAAATGCTTTTAGCAAG ATGAAAGTGAACTTGGCAAAAGATACTTTGTCTTGGAAAGTTGGAAAATGTCTGTCAACAATAAAAGGCGCAGAAGGAACATCTGATTATGTATTGCTGTTTTCAAA GTGGTTTGATATAGTGAACTGTCATTGGAGTCACCCCATAAGAACGATGGAAGATGACAGAATAATTTGGTTGaaagaacattttataaaaacattgattGAGTGGAAG AGAGAAATAAAAACCACTGAGAAGAAAACAATTATACCCCAACCAACATTTGaaggtttattatttacaacCTTCAACTTTATTAACCTTTGTGAGCGACTTTTATATTCTTTggaatatgtttgtttgtctTGGAAGTTTTACCCAAGATATTTTAGAAGCGTTCTTTGGAAACCTG AGACAACTAGGTCAGCGTTCTCAAAATCCTGA